The Lewinella sp. 4G2 nucleotide sequence AAGCTCATGCTTCCCCTCGTTTTCGTTTGTTTTCGTTTTCCCTCTCGTTTTCGTTTTCCCCTCGTTTATGTCTCTTACCTCAGGAAACATCGGATCGCGTAATCCTCTCCCCCGGCCCCTTTCGCTTCGCGGCTACTTCGTGGTCCAAAGGAGAGGGGAGACGTCACAGGCGTAGAGACGTCACGGGCGTATCATTCACGGCCGAAACGTGGCCCCCCCCCTACCGCAAAACCACCACACTCCCCGAACGGACTTCCTCCACCCCCTCACAACGGTAAACCACCCGCCAGACGGCGATACCGGGCTCGACGGGTTCTCCGTTGAAGGTGCCATCCCAACGGGCAAAGGCATCGTCGGACTTGAACATCTGGCCGCCGTACCGATCGTAGATCTCGAAGCTGAGGAGTTCTGAAACGGCGAAGGGATTGGAGATGCCAAAGGTTTCGTTGGCCGTGGGGCCGATCCCATTCGGGGTGAAGGCCGTAGGGAAAAAGACCTCCGAGCAATCCAGCAACTCTGGGTCGATAACTTGCAGGACGATGCTGTCCCGCGCCACGCAGCCGGATTCCGCATCTTCAATGGAGACGGTAAAGGATTGGGTGCCGGCCTGCACCGGCGTGATGGTCGGTTCCGCAATGGCGGGGTTATCCACGCCTTCCGTGGGCGTCCAGTTGAAGAGGACGCCGCAGGGGCTGTTTAGGTCGATCGGTACCTCTTCACCGAGGAAGATCCGGCGGGTATCGTTTTGGATGCGATCGGGCGCCAGGTAGAGGCCGGCCACTTCGTTGGTGGAGAGCGCCCGCCCGTAAACGCGGAGCTCATCGATGAGGCCCTCGAAGGGGACTTCCCCGTTGTTGCGGCAATTGGTGGAGCCGATGGTGAGTTCCCCCGTGTTTTCGATATCGACGCGGCTGGCCGTCCGGGCTTCCCCCACTTCCTCGGTATTGATGAAAAGCTTGACACTGTTCAGCTCGCGGGTGATGACGACGTGCTGCCAGCAGTTCTCGTTGGTGATCTGGTGGTCGATCCGAGCTTCCTGGTTATCCTGCCGCAGCGTGAGGGAAATCAGGCGGGTGAGTGGGGCGTAGCGAAGGGTGAAGAACTTCCCGTCCATACAGTTCGTATCCCGTTTGGAGACCAGGAACTGGGTGGCGGTGGAGTTGCCGATGGGTTTGAAGTAAAGGCTCAGCGAGAAGTCTTCGGAATCAAATTCCCGGTTAACGTTGCCCGTATTGCCACCGGGGATACTGAGGAAGTCTTCTCCATTCAGCGAAAGGGAGCTGGACGATACACCGCAACCAAACTCCGGCATGCCGGTGGCTACCCCAACGTTCTGGCTATCGCCGGTCGCATCCTCAAAGTTACCGTCGAAGGTGAAGTGAGCGGTCAAACCGATTTCGGTTGGCCCCTGTCCGTACACCGCACCTGCGGCAGCGCCGAAAAAGAGAAAAGAGCTCAGCAGAAAGAGGTAAGAATTGCGCATACGTTGGGATTACGAGCCGCGAAGGTAAGGGATTTTGCGGCTCGTTACTCAACGCCCGGGCGGGAGAGAATAGTGCGGATTAACCGACGAATCGCGCCTTCCACTCGGGGCGAGGCAGCATGCATTCTTCCCGTTTGCCGAACCACCGGTAACGGTTGCGGGCAATGAATTTGTAGACCCCGTCGCGCAAAAACCGGGGGAAGAAACCGCCCGCGCGGGCTAGCTTGCCGTAGAGACCGCCGAGTTCCCGGCCGGCTCCCAACGCCGCGTCACTGTAGAGGTAGGCGCGGCCATCCTGGTACAGCACTAAACTATCGAGCGTGGTAGGGTCGACGCCAGCCTCGGGCAGTAATTCCCGCGCCAGGTCGGACTGCAAACTGGCAAAACGCAGTTCACCCAGCCGGTCGTTCTTGAGGAACCACTGTACCGCCCCGTTGCAGAGGTTGCAAACGCCGTCGAAGAAGAGGATAGGGGAAGAGGGTTGGGGCACGGGGGCTTTTGGTATGAATAACAGACTTTAGGGACGGGGGGTTGGATCGGTTTATAGTCGGGTAGTACCGTACTACCCAACTACCCGACTAAGTACTACCCGCTCTCCCAAAGCATTCACCCGAAACGCCTTCCCTTCCTCAAACAGCAGGCCCTGCGTTTGCGCGCTGAATTTTTCTTCGGCGTGTTGCACGTCAATCCGGAATAGCGATCCGTTGTAGTCGGTGGAGACTTCTTCTACGATGGAATGGCCAATGATGAGGTGGTTTACTCCGTAGGTCTTCAAAATGGAGGCGTACTCTGCGTCGGATAGCTTTTCTTTTCCACCGTAGGGGCGGACCATAGTACGGCTCCAAAGAGGCCCCAATTTGTCATCGTACAACAACTCCGTTTCGGCGTTCTCGACTCCTCCATCGATGGAGTTCCAAAAAACCTGATTCACTTTTTCGATATCCCAGCCCGCCTTTGCGAATTCCGGACTGATGCCGGCGTGGACAAATAGCTTATTGCCAATTTGCAGCATGACAGGTTGTTTTTTTAGCCAGGCTACCAGGATGTTCTCGTCGTTCATCAATTCCGCAAAGGCGGGTACGGGTTGTTCAATCCCAGTAGCCGCCTGAGCAAAAGCGATGAGACGGGAATGGGCGCTTTTGGGGTAGGCCGTCAAATTCCAGTGTTCGTGGTTGCCGTTGATGAAATGTAGTTTGCCGCCGGCCTGCTCCGCCTGGCCCTGGAGCTCATACAGTAACCATAAGCAGGCCAGCACGTTTCTGCCCCGATCGACGAAATCTCCATTGCAGACGACGTGGCCGTTCCCAAAATTCCAGCGGTAATCCTCCGTCATTACTCCATTCGCGGTGAGGAGGCCGTAGAGTGCGTTGAAGTTACCCTCCATATCGGAAAGCGCCAGTAACTTGGGTTGTGGGCCATACACGACCGGGCGCGACTCAGGCGTACCGCGCAGCGTAACCGTGAATTTATCTTTATCCGTATTATCGACCTTAACCGTAAACTGAAGACTATCCCTCAGTGGCAACACCGATTTAACGACGGTATATTTTTCGGAAGCTTCCCCAACGACGTACG carries:
- a CDS encoding LamG-like jellyroll fold domain-containing protein gives rise to the protein MRNSYLFLLSSFLFFGAAAGAVYGQGPTEIGLTAHFTFDGNFEDATGDSQNVGVATGMPEFGCGVSSSSLSLNGEDFLSIPGGNTGNVNREFDSEDFSLSLYFKPIGNSTATQFLVSKRDTNCMDGKFFTLRYAPLTRLISLTLRQDNQEARIDHQITNENCWQHVVITRELNSVKLFINTEEVGEARTASRVDIENTGELTIGSTNCRNNGEVPFEGLIDELRVYGRALSTNEVAGLYLAPDRIQNDTRRIFLGEEVPIDLNSPCGVLFNWTPTEGVDNPAIAEPTITPVQAGTQSFTVSIEDAESGCVARDSIVLQVIDPELLDCSEVFFPTAFTPNGIGPTANETFGISNPFAVSELLSFEIYDRYGGQMFKSDDAFARWDGTFNGEPVEPGIAVWRVVYRCEGVEEVRSGSVVVLR
- a CDS encoding thiol-disulfide oxidoreductase DCC family protein, with the translated sequence MPQPSSPILFFDGVCNLCNGAVQWFLKNDRLGELRFASLQSDLARELLPEAGVDPTTLDSLVLYQDGRAYLYSDAALGAGRELGGLYGKLARAGGFFPRFLRDGVYKFIARNRYRWFGKREECMLPRPEWKARFVG
- a CDS encoding metallophosphoesterase gives rise to the protein MKKLKISLAVMAGLCILFLLFGLYQVRYNGTYGRFDGSLRYLKYDEANDRFIFFGFLDYQLDGIDGPIVKRLGADSLEMAYVVGEASEKYTVVKSVLPLRDSLQFTVKVDNTDKDKFTVTLRGTPESRPVVYGPQPKLLALSDMEGNFNALYGLLTANGVMTEDYRWNFGNGHVVCNGDFVDRGRNVLACLWLLYELQGQAEQAGGKLHFINGNHEHWNLTAYPKSAHSRLIAFAQAATGIEQPVPAFAELMNDENILVAWLKKQPVMLQIGNKLFVHAGISPEFAKAGWDIEKVNQVFWNSIDGGVENAETELLYDDKLGPLWSRTMVRPYGGKEKLSDAEYASILKTYGVNHLIIGHSIVEEVSTDYNGSLFRIDVQHAEEKFSAQTQGLLFEEGKAFRVNALGERVVLSRVVG